tatgataaaaagttatttttaactTCCCCACTATTTGATGATCactcattttcttaaataaatatttaatcaaaattattttacaaattttctcGATAAAACTTGGAAATCGATCCATGAGTTCTAGAAGCTCAGTGGGCCCACACCCAAGAACTCCATTTCGTTAGTTCTTCTATTTTCTCAtaactttatatataaaaataattaaaatcatcgAGGAATCACGCAGCCGAAGTACTATCCACGCACTGAAAATTCTCAATCTTTAAATGGTCATCAGCGAAATGTCGAAAGCTTTAAGAGCCTACAGTGAAGTGCTGAGGCTCGTTCGACGCCTCCCACAAGATACGAGGGGTTATTACGCTAAGTACGCTCGCGAGAACTTCGTCAACTACAGAGAAGTCGACCCAAAAGACGAGGCTTTCCTTCACGAACTCCTCAACAGAACTTATAAACATTCTTTATGGGTTCTGAACAAGGTAAGTTAATCGCGCGCGCACGTGTGTTAATAATGAATAGATTTGAACCTTGTTTATGAATCTTTCGCACAAATTCCACACTAGATTCGTTGATTTGATCCTAATCGTGAACCTGTTGTTTGGGTTTTCATGTGATGCAGTACTCGGTGAATGAATCTGCTGCGAATAAGCTGAAAGAGATCTGCTCTGCAGCCGCTTGAGTGTATTAGATCTCCTCAGTGCTCACCaaatgtttgtttttatttcccTGTGGATTTTGTTTGTTGTctgatttatataataaataatagatACAATACAATTTTTGGGCTTGGATATTTTGCAGTATTTTGTTATTGCCTTTTGATCCAGTCAAATAATAAGCCcaaattcttttttctttggAAAGAAGGATTTGTTTTTtagattttataaataattattcacaATTGCTTGTGAAATCAATATGAGATTGTATCCTTACCGGTTGTATCCTAGTGTTGTTGACTAAATATggttttcattcaaatatcattATTTCAACATTGTTACTTACAatgtttttatttgaaatatgttttatttatacgGGGTTGTCGGTGTACAACAATCGTTCTTATTAGGAGAAGAATCGAGATGTAACATTTTAGTTACTTTACAGTTTAAATAAGTAGAGCTGATATCATTACCAATTactttttttacaaaatttaaataaatttaaaatttcaacgtCCTTATATCAAGCAATAGATTAAAAGATTATTTAAGAAATCAAAATCCTTCTTAAtttaacaaaaacaacaaactaGTTGGTTAGCCATCCAAAATTAGTGAAACAAAGTCATTAACATTCTTAGCAGAACTCCCACCTTTCCCAACAGCTTCTTCAACCAATTCCTTCCACTTACAAGCGTTTCTTTTAAGCTCCATCCCTTTGTCTCCATGCACAACTTCTGCCACAACCTTGGCAACCTCTTCTCTCTTAATGTCGCCTGGGATCCGAACGCCTACGTTCCAAACATCCTCAATAAACTTCGCATTCGTCTGCTGATCACCCCACTGTGCCATTCCCATCATCGGCACACCGCAACTCAATGCCTCGAGAAAAGAATTCCACCCACAGTGTGTCATAAAACACGAGACAGCGGGATGAGCCAGGATCCGAGGCTGTGGGCACCATTTTACAATCAAACCTCGATCCCGGACATTAGAAATGAAATCGGGAGGGAGCTTACTCTCTTCTGACGATCTTACTACCCACAAGAAATCACAATTGCTCATTATTAGGCCCAATGCAAGCTCCTCCATTTGTTCTTTTGGAAGCGCAGCAACACTTCCAAACGACACATAAAGGACTGAGTTTGCTTCTTTCAAGTCTAGCCATTCTATGCAGgcttcttcatcagttggcTCAAAGATACTAATCATATGATCATTCTTCTGGTCGGAGATCACCTCGTTTGTCTGTAATAACGAGATCGTAGGGCCAATCGTCTTTATTGGCCATCTTCTAGACATCCACTCGATTACCTATATGTAAATCAAAGAATTAAGTCATGAACAGTTCCAAGATATGGAACCAAACTTTTTTTCTCCTCTCAAAATCCCATCTCATGTCAAacttgaaaatgaaattttatgtaacttgtgtaaattttaatttgatgagatagaaatattttcaaagtttttatCAATGTTTAACACTACTTCCAGCATAAATTaagtaattttgatttttcggAGCAAAGTAACTCAAAAGCCTCTGCATTAAACAACTACTATTAATTAAGGTAAGTTCATGTGTATCTGAACTGAAAGAGAGTTGGATGTTTACGGAATTAATGAACTagtttaattcattttatataGCATAATCAAATGCAtataaaaaattctaatattaaTCACAACGATGATGAATAAATTAATGATTTCTGCATGTCAAAAAATCTGAAACTTACCTCATATTCAAGCTTGTCAAATGTGTTGAAAAATATCCAATCCACTTCCTCAAGATTAGAGAACTGACCAGTAATAAAGTTCATTATAGCGTTATTAGGATCCATAACCTTCGGGAAGACGGGCAACTCTCCGGTGTCGAGACGTGGCAATGCAGGCATGGACACGACGCGATCTGCATCAGGAAACTTCAACAACCCATTTTTCAAATGATAGTACACGGCACAAACAGAGCAAGATTGAGTGAAAAACGACGCCGCTAGCAAGCCACGTCCTCGAGCGATGTCCAGAACCCATGGCAAACAAGAATCATATATGATGGCTCTAGCGACAGAACCAGATTCAATCTGTTCGTCAAGAAAATTAGCCAAATTCTGCGAGACACATCGCTTGAAACGAGCGAGCATCTCTTCCGTGGTCTCCTTTCGATCCTTATCATCCTCGGAGCCGTCGGATATAGCTTGAATGTTGATTGAGCTGATGTTTAAGGAACTTTTGGCTGATTTGGTTAAATGTGAGGTGGTTAGAATGGTGATATTCAGACCCTTCGAGGCTAAGAATTTGGAGAAGGCGAGGGAGGGACTTATGTGACCTTGTGCAGGGAAAGGGAGGACTAGAAGATTAAGGTTTCTTCTTCCATCCGCTGCCATTTTTTTAATGTCTGTAGCTTCTTGGCTCTTTGCTGTCTCAGTACGTCTACTTCATCAAGAAACACCGGAAGTAACAAGAAGTTTTTTTTTCCGCATTACATGCTAATTTAAACTCGtatgttattatattataataatcgatttatttaattaatttaatttcctGAATAAGCATTGAATGGCCCCTTAATATGAAACAGCCAAATACtgttgactttttttttttctttttctttttcttttttatttcaggaATTCGATGCCGTGgggttttcttttttcttttaaattgttACTGCAAAACATGTAGGTTTTGTTTGTCATGAGATGTTATACCGAGTATATTATATAGATTAGAGGTGTAAAAAATTATCAACTCGAGCTGATCCGAAAAATATTTGGTTAGGATTTGGGGTTTTTGGGTTCAAGTAAGTTCGATTAGACCTGAAATCTGATTCAAAACATTTTTTGGGTTTGGTTGGGTTAAACCCGAGTTGACCTGATTAAGAATCAGGTCACTCGTCAATCCGAACCAACCCGACCTATTTTTATTCAAGGCTAAAATTATCAATGGTTatctatttattttctttttacggTTATTTGTTTCATTAgtaaattttttagaaattaatGAGGTGATGTTGTGTGAtttaactaaaaatattatgaatttatttataaatgagGATGGACCAAGTAATAATGCAATATTGATGTTTTTAACGTTACTAGTTTGCCATTGATATTTGATATTGAAAAGTAAGTTCAATTTTGTTAATTAAGGATTTTTAAAagctttcatttttatttttttttcataagttGTTTCAAAGTTTGACTCATACGAAAAGGCGCAAAAAGTTGGAAAATTAAAGcttgaagtttcaaaattaattcgtgatctttgaagattttttttattcttttattttcatatgatgttttaagattttctaAACAATTGTTTCTTTTGTTGATTAATTAAGGCTTCGTCGATCCATCCCGTGCATGCAAATAGACACATGTCAATATCCTATTCTGATTCAAAATTCAATATCGACACATGTCAAGATCCTAGTTCACGTAGATAATACAAAcaaataatacaaataattaattaatagtctAGACAATTATTATTAAACTCTAATATTTAGTTATTTAAATCCGTTaaacataattatcatatttaggCTAAGCTTTGTTATCACGtgtttgaattaaaatattgtttttgttatgtgttgaatttgtttatttttattcaattattttgttaaaaataaaaaaaaatgtattaatgttttattaaaaaatcaaataggGTTGTTCGGCTTTGCTCAAGTTCGGATTTAGAGTTTTCGAGATGTTTCGAGTTTGGAttgcgatttttttttttataaaactctTATTTCAATCCGACTTATCAAAATTGACACTTGTATACTCTTGAAAAACCGCAAAAATATTTGGTGTGCACCGCATAATCAATCATTcaataaatgataaagaaaGGAGAC
This genomic interval from Primulina huaijiensis isolate GDHJ02 chromosome 14, ASM1229523v2, whole genome shotgun sequence contains the following:
- the LOC140957605 gene encoding UDP glycosyltransferase 9-like, whose protein sequence is MAADGRRNLNLLVLPFPAQGHISPSLAFSKFLASKGLNITILTTSHLTKSAKSSLNISSINIQAISDGSEDDKDRKETTEEMLARFKRCVSQNLANFLDEQIESGSVARAIIYDSCLPWVLDIARGRGLLAASFFTQSCSVCAVYYHLKNGLLKFPDADRVVSMPALPRLDTGELPVFPKVMDPNNAIMNFITGQFSNLEEVDWIFFNTFDKLEYEVIEWMSRRWPIKTIGPTISLLQTNEVISDQKNDHMISIFEPTDEEACIEWLDLKEANSVLYVSFGSVAALPKEQMEELALGLIMSNCDFLWVVRSSEESKLPPDFISNVRDRGLIVKWCPQPRILAHPAVSCFMTHCGWNSFLEALSCGVPMMGMAQWGDQQTNAKFIEDVWNVGVRIPGDIKREEVAKVVAEVVHGDKGMELKRNACKWKELVEEAVGKGGSSAKNVNDFVSLILDG
- the LOC140957690 gene encoding LYR motif-containing protein At3g19508, with protein sequence MVISEMSKALRAYSEVLRLVRRLPQDTRGYYAKYARENFVNYREVDPKDEAFLHELLNRTYKHSLWVLNKYSVNESAANKLKEICSAAA